A genomic window from Leptospiraceae bacterium includes:
- the serA gene encoding phosphoglycerate dehydrogenase: MVSFPKHKIKVLLLENVHSNAISLFANDGFSVETQKGAYSEEDLLAVIEDIHILGIRSKTQISKKVLEKAGKLLSIGCFCIGTNQVELSEAQLRGIPVFNAPYSNTRSVAELVIAEIIMLSRKAGDLSMECHGKRWSKISSGCHEIRGKVLGIVGYGHIGSQVSIMAEALGMKVIYYDILSKLPLGNAGVCQSFEELLEKSNFVTLHVPENPDTLNMVTKKELDTMKQGSYLLNLSRGRVVDLDALKEALRSGHIAGAAVDVFPEEPKNNGDLFETPLQNLPNVILTPHIGGSTEEAQANIGTEVADKLIKFVNNGSTSTSVNFPNVELPLLRDNYRVLNVHKNQPGFLRDINHVVSDVGANINAQYLSTLGEIGYLIMDVNKDLGDKVKEAISQHSFSIKTRILY; the protein is encoded by the coding sequence ATGGTTTCATTCCCAAAACATAAAATTAAGGTGCTGCTTTTAGAAAATGTACACAGCAATGCGATTTCACTTTTTGCAAATGATGGTTTTTCCGTTGAAACGCAAAAGGGAGCCTATAGCGAAGAAGATCTTTTAGCTGTAATTGAAGACATACATATCCTCGGCATTCGAAGTAAGACTCAGATAAGCAAGAAAGTTCTGGAAAAAGCCGGGAAACTTTTATCTATTGGTTGTTTTTGTATTGGGACGAACCAGGTAGAATTATCGGAAGCGCAACTAAGGGGAATTCCGGTATTTAATGCTCCTTATAGTAATACCCGGAGTGTTGCAGAACTGGTAATTGCAGAAATCATTATGCTGTCCAGAAAAGCCGGTGATCTGTCAATGGAGTGTCACGGAAAAAGATGGAGTAAGATTTCCAGCGGATGCCATGAGATCAGGGGAAAGGTTCTGGGTATAGTTGGCTACGGCCATATTGGTTCCCAGGTTTCAATTATGGCAGAGGCCCTTGGGATGAAAGTGATTTATTATGATATCCTGTCAAAATTGCCTCTGGGAAATGCAGGTGTTTGCCAGAGTTTTGAGGAATTATTAGAGAAATCCAATTTTGTTACTCTGCATGTTCCGGAAAATCCTGACACCCTTAATATGGTGACAAAAAAAGAATTGGACACTATGAAACAGGGTTCTTATCTTTTGAATCTATCGAGGGGTAGGGTAGTGGACTTAGATGCTCTCAAGGAAGCCCTTCGTTCAGGCCATATCGCTGGTGCTGCTGTTGATGTTTTCCCGGAGGAACCAAAAAACAATGGAGATTTATTTGAAACTCCTCTACAAAACCTTCCCAATGTGATTCTAACTCCTCATATCGGAGGAAGCACAGAAGAAGCCCAGGCGAATATAGGGACTGAGGTTGCGGATAAGCTTATAAAGTTTGTAAATAATGGTTCCACTTCTACTTCTGTAAATTTTCCAAATGTAGAACTTCCGCTCTTACGGGATAATTACCGTGTGCTGAATGTACATAAGAACCAGCCCGGTTTCCTACGTGATATAAACCATGTTGTGTCTGATGTAGGTGCTAACATCAATGCCCAGTATTTGAGTACTCTCGGAGAAATCGGCTATCTGATTATGGATGTTAACAAAGATTTGGGTGATAAGGTAAAAGAGGCTATAAGCCAGCACTCTTTTAGCATTAAAACCAGGATCTTATATTAG
- a CDS encoding TrpB-like pyridoxal phosphate-dependent enzyme, with amino-acid sequence MQDSNKILLTEKEIPEKWYNIQADMPNKMLPPLHPGTKQPIGPEDLAPIFPMELIKQEVSQERWIAIPEEVRDYYKIWRPTPLYRARKLEKALDTPAKIYYKYEGTSPAGSHKPNTAIPQAYYNKQEGVKRITTETGAGQWGSALSFACQLFGIELEVYMVKISYQQKPYRKTLMNTWKARVIPSPSDLTDSGRKILAQDPNSPGSLGIAISEAVERAVADENTKYALGSVLNHVLLHQTIVGQEALLQMEKAGDYPDVVIAPFGGGSNFAGLSFPFLRLNLSEGKKTRFIASEPASCPKLTKGEFRYDFGDTVGLTPLIPMFTLGHSFVPAAIHAGGLRYHGAGPIVSQLLKDKLIEAEALQQLECFKAGVLFAQTEGILPAPEATHGIASAFRQAEEAKREGKSRTILFNLCGHGHFDLSSYEDYFAGKLSDHHLDDTSLKKYLKELDDYPST; translated from the coding sequence ATGCAAGATTCAAACAAAATATTACTCACAGAAAAAGAAATCCCTGAAAAATGGTATAATATTCAGGCTGACATGCCCAACAAGATGCTACCTCCTCTGCACCCGGGAACTAAACAGCCCATAGGACCTGAGGATCTGGCTCCTATTTTTCCAATGGAATTGATTAAGCAGGAAGTATCCCAGGAGAGGTGGATAGCCATTCCGGAAGAAGTCCGAGATTATTACAAGATTTGGAGACCCACTCCCCTGTATCGTGCCAGAAAGTTAGAAAAAGCCCTCGATACACCTGCAAAAATTTACTATAAATACGAGGGAACAAGCCCGGCAGGTTCCCATAAACCCAATACAGCCATACCCCAGGCTTATTATAATAAACAGGAAGGAGTCAAGAGGATTACAACAGAAACAGGTGCCGGACAATGGGGAAGTGCTTTGAGCTTTGCCTGTCAGCTTTTCGGAATTGAACTGGAAGTCTACATGGTGAAAATTAGCTATCAGCAGAAACCCTATCGAAAAACCCTCATGAACACCTGGAAAGCCAGAGTAATTCCCTCTCCGAGTGATTTAACAGATTCCGGAAGAAAAATTTTAGCTCAGGATCCGAATTCCCCGGGAAGTCTCGGAATTGCTATTTCTGAAGCGGTGGAAAGAGCTGTGGCCGATGAGAATACAAAATATGCACTCGGAAGTGTTTTAAACCATGTACTTCTACACCAGACCATAGTCGGTCAGGAAGCTCTTTTGCAAATGGAAAAGGCCGGTGATTATCCGGATGTAGTAATTGCTCCTTTTGGTGGAGGCTCTAACTTTGCCGGCTTAAGCTTTCCTTTCTTACGCTTAAACCTGAGCGAAGGTAAGAAAACCCGCTTTATTGCCAGTGAACCCGCCTCCTGTCCGAAACTTACGAAAGGAGAGTTCCGTTACGATTTTGGTGATACAGTAGGTTTGACTCCTTTAATTCCGATGTTCACCCTCGGACATTCCTTTGTTCCGGCAGCTATTCACGCGGGAGGACTGCGTTATCACGGAGCCGGTCCAATAGTAAGTCAGCTTCTAAAAGATAAGCTCATTGAAGCAGAAGCTCTACAACAATTGGAGTGCTTTAAAGCCGGTGTACTCTTTGCTCAGACAGAAGGAATCCTACCCGCTCCGGAAGCCACACATGGCATTGCATCAGCATTTCGTCAGGCAGAAGAAGCAAAAAGAGAAGGAAAAAGTCGCACGATTCTTTTTAATCTCTGTGGCCACGGGCATTTCGACTTGAGTTCTTATGAAGACTATTTTGCAGGTAAACTTAGTGATCACCACCTTGATGACACAAGTTTGAAGAAATACCTCAAAGAATTAGACGACTACCCTTCTACTTAA
- a CDS encoding inner membrane CreD family protein, whose product MRSLYPKIVIISIMMLCLLIPVLMVKSLAGERKERKNEVLKTLERIWGKPLYLSDPYLQISPAKKEEQVKRIIAENTETNLDLRAEIRSKGIYKLTVFQGIIKINGTFRINPAMLPLLQSKAKEGQANLDLIIPISNKTSSRLENVLLNSEKLELVDVSAIYSEIALPLKLKNLDKPISFSIQFQIKGIEDVQFLSLSKKSTLHIKSNWADPNFMGAYLPLERNIGKTGFEANWEVNGSEEELLYPPSLNKHPSLYGVNFFLPVDVYQQTERSMKYALLFIFLTFLTFFLFEILNNQKIHPMQYLLVGFALTLFYLLLLSLSEHSDFLLAYIIATLATVSLITLYSSVVLKTKKRAGFMGGLLVLLYSFLFVLLQLEEYSLLIGSAGLFFILALVMYLTRNVDWYALSSPTDLKRNDNL is encoded by the coding sequence ATGAGATCCCTTTACCCTAAGATTGTAATTATTTCGATAATGATGCTCTGCTTGCTTATACCGGTTTTAATGGTTAAATCTCTCGCCGGAGAAAGAAAAGAAAGAAAAAATGAAGTTTTAAAAACCCTGGAGCGAATCTGGGGAAAGCCTCTCTATTTATCCGATCCCTATTTACAAATAAGTCCGGCCAAAAAAGAGGAACAGGTAAAACGCATTATTGCAGAAAATACCGAGACAAATCTTGATTTGCGGGCAGAAATACGAAGTAAAGGAATTTATAAATTAACCGTATTTCAGGGTATAATTAAAATAAACGGGACTTTCCGTATCAATCCTGCTATGCTCCCTTTATTACAAAGCAAGGCCAAAGAAGGACAGGCAAACCTTGACTTGATTATTCCCATCTCAAACAAAACTTCCAGTAGGTTAGAAAATGTGCTGCTTAATTCTGAAAAATTGGAATTGGTAGATGTATCCGCCATTTACTCAGAGATTGCTCTACCCCTGAAGCTTAAGAACCTCGACAAACCCATTTCCTTTTCTATCCAATTTCAAATCAAAGGAATCGAAGACGTGCAGTTTCTTTCTTTATCCAAAAAGAGTACCTTGCATATAAAAAGTAATTGGGCAGATCCAAATTTCATGGGGGCTTACTTGCCCCTGGAACGGAATATTGGCAAAACAGGTTTTGAAGCAAACTGGGAAGTCAATGGTTCAGAAGAAGAACTTCTATACCCTCCTTCCCTGAATAAGCATCCTTCCCTCTATGGTGTAAATTTCTTTTTACCTGTAGATGTCTATCAGCAGACCGAACGCTCGATGAAATATGCTCTGCTTTTTATTTTTCTTACCTTTTTAACCTTCTTCTTATTTGAAATCTTAAACAATCAGAAAATCCACCCGATGCAATACCTGCTGGTTGGTTTTGCTCTAACCCTATTTTACCTGCTCTTACTTTCTTTATCCGAACATTCAGATTTTCTTCTGGCGTATATCATTGCTACTCTGGCTACTGTCAGTCTCATTACCCTGTATAGTTCGGTAGTATTAAAAACCAAAAAAAGAGCCGGTTTTATGGGAGGACTATTAGTACTTCTATATTCCTTCCTCTTCGTGCTTTTACAACTGGAAGAATATTCCTTACTCATAGGTTCCGCCGGTTTATTTTTTATCTTAGCCCTCGTAATGTATCTAACCCGAAATGTTGACTGGTATGCTCTCTCTTCACCAACAGACTTGAAACGAAATGATAATCTATAG
- a CDS encoding NAD(P)H-hydrate epimerase — protein MELNKMQRVFSDRESKEIDKYAIQEHKLSPILLMGMAAVSIFQEYKSFFEGKEIVILCGSGNNGGDGLALAHLLYNDSHDVKVFRKIGEHTREYNYYLELLEQTEVKISQLEDFLDYANHKNQFDGIIIDCLLGIGFKPPLSEFYSKLINAINTFKALNPSCEIISVDSVSGFSLSQNTDFIDADILAEIGVKKLNGIFLLEKLKRYSFHSIGFPVEKYLKEYPVSHNNFSISSLSINTLKNEAKRSLYSHKFSNGSVSFIGGSTGMLGAILSSVYAFHGLGGGISKIFSPSKDCINSILKKDESLMPDLLTEESIQDAFLHKCDVIAIGPGLKPDEQKLNVQSLISMNKRIIIDSGGLESVKQISLNENVILTPHPGEFKRLIDATHSTTMDLLEQIRQYCLSCNVNLIYRGSFTILCNPRGDLYIWNYPNPKLAVMGTGDVFVGILSYFAAKKDSILDAFHLTMSAMEISRMMKGTYPSATEINTFINEVIHNG, from the coding sequence ATGGAATTAAACAAAATGCAAAGAGTTTTTTCAGACAGGGAAAGCAAAGAAATAGATAAATATGCCATACAGGAACATAAGCTTTCTCCTATATTATTAATGGGAATGGCTGCTGTTTCCATTTTCCAGGAATATAAATCTTTTTTTGAAGGAAAAGAAATTGTCATTCTTTGCGGAAGCGGTAACAACGGAGGTGATGGTCTGGCATTAGCCCACCTATTGTATAATGATTCTCATGATGTGAAAGTTTTTCGAAAAATAGGAGAACACACGAGAGAATACAATTATTATCTGGAACTCCTTGAACAAACCGAAGTGAAAATAAGTCAACTGGAAGATTTCCTTGATTATGCAAATCATAAGAATCAATTCGATGGAATTATTATTGATTGCTTACTCGGAATAGGTTTTAAGCCTCCTCTATCTGAATTTTATTCTAAGCTAATCAATGCCATAAACACCTTTAAAGCCCTGAATCCTTCCTGTGAGATTATCAGTGTAGATTCAGTTTCAGGCTTTAGCCTTTCTCAAAATACAGACTTTATCGATGCGGATATTTTAGCCGAAATTGGTGTAAAGAAATTAAATGGAATATTTCTTCTTGAAAAATTAAAAAGATACAGCTTTCATTCTATCGGTTTTCCGGTGGAAAAATATCTGAAAGAATATCCAGTTTCCCATAACAATTTCTCCATATCATCCTTAAGTATCAATACCTTAAAAAATGAAGCGAAACGTAGTCTTTACTCGCACAAATTTAGTAACGGTTCAGTTAGTTTTATCGGTGGTTCTACCGGAATGCTGGGTGCTATTCTCAGTAGCGTTTATGCCTTTCATGGTTTAGGAGGTGGAATTTCAAAAATATTTAGCCCTTCTAAAGATTGTATAAATTCTATTTTAAAAAAAGATGAATCCTTAATGCCTGATCTTCTCACAGAAGAAAGCATACAGGATGCTTTTTTGCATAAGTGCGATGTTATTGCTATAGGCCCGGGCTTAAAACCGGATGAGCAAAAACTCAATGTACAATCACTTATTTCCATGAACAAACGCATCATTATTGACTCCGGAGGATTGGAAAGTGTAAAACAGATAAGTCTCAACGAAAATGTTATTTTAACACCTCATCCCGGAGAATTTAAACGCTTAATAGATGCTACCCATTCCACTACAATGGATCTATTGGAACAAATCAGGCAATATTGCCTGAGCTGCAATGTGAACCTGATCTACAGAGGGAGTTTTACGATTCTTTGTAATCCGAGAGGAGATCTATACATTTGGAATTATCCGAATCCTAAATTAGCGGTTATGGGTACGGGAGATGTATTTGTTGGAATTCTTAGTTATTTTGCAGCTAAGAAGGATAGTATACTCGATGCATTTCATTTGACCATGTCTGCAATGGAAATCTCCAGAATGATGAAAGGAACCTACCCGAGTGCCACTGAAATTAATACCTTTATTAATGAGGTAATTCATAATGGCTAA
- a CDS encoding sulfotransferase, whose protein sequence is MIKKVVFICGAGHSGSTLLGLLLGSHSKCFYLGEANKVQYLYNTDQPEKRRYCKVCGAECKVWKEYSQKNDNEYDIYTGLEKIIENEVVIDSSKELNWLRGKINFLSSRKDREIYLIYLKRDGRAVINSRLRKQTDSSYTDIVQQWIMQVQDTNRIYNEFDGFKTIVPYHKLTKEPERVLRELCNVLNIGYEDRMLHFYEEEHHPLGGNNGTQFLLNRVREKEALPHKVGMKKAYFASHPQKVKHDNRWKLELPEEARLVFAKLASELNESFREE, encoded by the coding sequence ATGATAAAGAAAGTAGTTTTTATTTGTGGAGCAGGACATTCAGGCTCAACTCTTTTAGGTCTTCTATTGGGAAGTCACAGCAAATGTTTTTACCTGGGGGAAGCAAACAAGGTTCAATATCTTTATAATACGGATCAGCCGGAAAAAAGAAGATATTGTAAAGTTTGTGGAGCAGAATGTAAGGTATGGAAGGAATATAGCCAGAAGAATGATAATGAGTATGATATTTATACCGGTCTTGAGAAGATAATTGAAAACGAAGTGGTTATTGATTCCTCTAAAGAGTTAAACTGGTTAAGAGGTAAGATAAATTTTTTAAGTAGTAGAAAAGATAGAGAAATATATCTTATATATTTGAAAAGAGATGGTAGAGCAGTCATTAATTCCAGGTTAAGAAAACAAACGGATTCATCTTATACTGATATTGTTCAACAGTGGATAATGCAGGTTCAGGATACGAATCGTATTTATAATGAGTTCGATGGATTTAAAACCATTGTTCCTTACCATAAACTAACAAAGGAACCGGAAAGGGTATTGCGAGAGCTCTGTAATGTGCTGAATATCGGGTATGAAGATCGAATGCTGCATTTTTATGAAGAAGAACATCATCCTCTTGGAGGAAACAATGGAACCCAATTTCTTCTGAATCGAGTTCGTGAGAAAGAAGCCCTTCCTCATAAGGTTGGAATGAAGAAGGCTTATTTTGCATCCCATCCGCAAAAAGTAAAGCATGATAATCGCTGGAAATTAGAATTACCGGAAGAAGCAAGACTTGTATTTGCAAAATTAGCTTCTGAGCTAAATGAAAGTTTTAGAGAAGAATAA
- a CDS encoding DUF3828 domain-containing protein yields MKYFFFFFILWSFFCKPAPLKKDGIEPAPKDPAGIFIYELYKTHNHRIQIGLDGIIQGNSREELDRYFEKELGDLLWDDVRFSGEEGSIKFDILYQAQEFEIHDFHVKKSFQKKDVYIVPVEFYNFEKKMNINYHLIRVKDKWKIVDIEYSKENSLKKILVEEKYRIFHKP; encoded by the coding sequence ATGAAATACTTTTTTTTCTTTTTTATTTTATGGAGCTTTTTTTGTAAGCCTGCACCACTAAAGAAGGATGGTATCGAACCTGCTCCGAAGGATCCTGCCGGTATATTTATTTATGAATTATATAAAACTCATAATCATAGAATACAAATTGGTCTTGATGGAATTATCCAGGGAAATAGCAGGGAAGAACTTGATAGATATTTTGAGAAAGAGCTCGGCGATTTACTATGGGACGATGTACGTTTTTCAGGAGAAGAAGGTAGCATCAAATTCGATATACTATATCAGGCACAGGAGTTCGAAATCCATGATTTCCATGTAAAGAAGAGTTTTCAAAAAAAAGATGTATATATAGTCCCGGTTGAGTTTTATAACTTTGAGAAGAAGATGAATATAAATTATCATTTAATAAGAGTAAAAGATAAATGGAAAATAGTTGATATTGAGTATTCTAAAGAGAATAGTTTAAAGAAAATATTAGTCGAGGAAAAATATAGGATTTTCCATAAGCCCTAG
- a CDS encoding cation transporter → MKKNKDQVAYKLGWISVIINILLFIIKYIAGIYSASIALMADAWHTLSDSLTSIVMIVGIKIASKPADKEHPYGHGRAEFIATIIIGVFLGIIAYEFLIESIHNLKIKKEAKYGYWAIFVTLISIILKELLARVSILAGKRENISSLKADGWHHRSDAISSVIILLGIFLGKYFWWIDSLLGILVAIFIAYTAYEIIMEAAGTILGEAPEEELIQKIQAMVNGIAGFPVSIHKVHVHNYGSYSEVIIHIELPADWSLRQAHDVADTLEKQLKTQLNMESTIHMDPI, encoded by the coding sequence ATGAAGAAAAATAAGGATCAAGTTGCTTATAAGTTGGGCTGGATATCGGTAATTATTAATATCCTGCTTTTTATCATAAAATATATAGCCGGAATATACTCAGCTTCTATAGCTTTAATGGCGGATGCCTGGCACACACTTTCCGACTCTTTAACTTCTATTGTTATGATAGTTGGTATTAAAATTGCCAGTAAACCCGCAGATAAAGAACATCCGTACGGACATGGTAGGGCTGAATTTATTGCCACTATTATTATAGGAGTTTTTTTGGGAATTATTGCCTATGAATTCTTAATAGAAAGCATCCATAATCTAAAAATTAAAAAAGAAGCTAAATATGGTTATTGGGCTATTTTTGTTACACTTATATCCATTATACTCAAAGAGCTTCTGGCAAGGGTTTCCATTCTGGCAGGAAAGAGAGAGAATATTAGCTCTTTGAAAGCTGATGGCTGGCACCATAGAAGTGATGCCATATCATCTGTAATTATTTTACTGGGAATATTTTTAGGAAAATACTTCTGGTGGATAGATTCCCTTCTTGGAATTCTTGTAGCGATATTTATTGCCTATACAGCTTATGAAATTATTATGGAAGCAGCAGGAACAATTCTGGGAGAGGCTCCCGAAGAAGAATTGATACAGAAAATCCAGGCTATGGTAAACGGGATAGCGGGTTTTCCTGTGTCAATTCACAAGGTGCATGTTCATAATTATGGTTCATACTCGGAAGTGATAATCCATATCGAGTTACCTGCTGATTGGAGTTTGCGCCAGGCTCATGATGTAGCGGATACATTGGAAAAACAATTGAAAACACAATTAAATATGGAATCCACAATTCACATGGATCCGATATGA
- the serC gene encoding 3-phosphoserine/phosphohydroxythreonine transaminase, with translation MKKVYNFSAGPATLPAEVLKKAQNELLDWNGSGMSVMEMSHRGKEFLSIAVKAESDLRELLSIPSDYKVLFLQGGASQQFAAIPLNLLGDKTKADYINTGAWSKKAISEAKKYCEVNVAASSEKENFTTVPSVSNWKLNPEAAYLHYTANETIGGVEFDFIPESGSVPLVCDLSSTILSRPLDVSKFGMIYAGAQKNIGPAGLTIVIIKESLLGKTKAITPTMLDYKIQVENESMYNTPPCYSWYIAGLVFDWLKSNGGLKAMADKNKKKADKLYKKINSTDFYKNPVEPKYRSWMNIPFTLVNPELDNEFLDGAKKAGLVSLKGHRSVGGMRASIYNAMPEEGVDALIAYMDEFEKKRG, from the coding sequence TTGAAAAAAGTTTATAATTTTAGTGCCGGACCTGCAACTTTACCGGCTGAAGTATTAAAAAAAGCTCAAAACGAACTTTTAGATTGGAACGGCAGTGGAATGTCGGTAATGGAAATGAGTCACAGGGGTAAAGAATTCCTTTCCATCGCAGTAAAAGCAGAATCTGATCTACGTGAACTATTATCCATTCCATCTGATTATAAAGTTTTATTTTTACAGGGCGGAGCCAGTCAACAATTTGCAGCTATTCCCCTGAATCTTTTAGGAGATAAAACGAAAGCTGATTATATTAACACCGGTGCCTGGTCCAAAAAAGCAATTTCCGAAGCTAAGAAATATTGCGAGGTAAATGTCGCAGCCAGCTCCGAAAAAGAGAACTTTACTACGGTTCCTTCTGTAAGTAATTGGAAACTAAACCCGGAAGCTGCCTATCTTCATTATACAGCAAATGAGACAATTGGTGGAGTAGAATTTGATTTTATTCCCGAATCCGGCTCCGTTCCTCTTGTATGCGACTTGTCCTCAACGATTCTTTCACGTCCCTTAGATGTAAGTAAATTTGGAATGATTTATGCCGGGGCTCAAAAGAATATCGGACCGGCAGGACTCACCATTGTAATAATAAAAGAAAGTTTATTAGGAAAAACAAAAGCTATAACACCAACCATGTTAGATTATAAAATACAGGTTGAAAATGAGTCTATGTATAATACTCCACCCTGTTATTCCTGGTATATAGCCGGTCTTGTTTTTGATTGGTTGAAGAGCAACGGGGGCCTAAAAGCTATGGCCGATAAAAATAAAAAGAAAGCCGATAAGCTATATAAAAAAATCAATAGTACCGACTTCTACAAGAATCCGGTAGAACCCAAATATCGTTCCTGGATGAATATACCTTTTACCTTAGTCAATCCGGAACTGGATAATGAATTCCTTGATGGTGCAAAAAAAGCAGGTCTTGTAAGTTTAAAAGGACATCGTTCTGTCGGAGGAATGAGAGCCAGTATTTATAACGCTATGCCGGAAGAAGGAGTTGATGCTCTAATCGCCTATATGGATGAGTTTGAAAAGAAAAGAGGTTAA
- a CDS encoding phosphoglycerate dehydrogenase, translating into MYKLLTLNNISLKGLNVFPRDTYEIASEMLNPDAILLRSFNLHDYSIPSSVKAVGRAGAGVNNIPIDKLSAIGVPVFNTPGANANAVAELVLASILMASRNIIQGWDFTKKLSGDDKEISKAIETGKKNFSGFELPGKTLGVIGLGAIGVKVANLAHALGMNVIGYDPVLTVDRAWELSSHVQKAISLDDLISRVDYITFHVPFNDHTKDLLNENRIKLLKNKAVILNFARGGIVNDKAVVEAIRAGKVYAYFTDFPNNLLKDQDKVICLPHLGASTAEAEENCAYMIAEQIKDFLENGNIKNSVNFPEIFMPKDGPRMAIANSNVPKMVAQISTCLAGHELNIKDMLNKSRGDLAYTLVDVDKPIPSEAIEEIKKINGVLSIRTL; encoded by the coding sequence ATGTATAAATTATTAACTTTAAATAATATATCGCTTAAGGGTTTAAATGTATTTCCAAGAGATACTTATGAAATCGCTTCAGAAATGTTAAACCCGGATGCAATTCTCTTACGTTCTTTTAATCTTCACGACTACTCCATTCCGAGCAGTGTAAAAGCTGTAGGTCGTGCCGGAGCAGGTGTAAATAATATCCCGATTGATAAATTGAGCGCTATTGGAGTTCCGGTTTTCAATACTCCCGGTGCCAACGCTAATGCGGTAGCCGAATTAGTTTTAGCTTCCATTCTTATGGCCTCAAGGAATATTATCCAGGGCTGGGACTTTACAAAGAAACTAAGTGGAGATGATAAAGAGATTTCTAAAGCTATCGAAACTGGCAAAAAGAATTTTAGTGGATTTGAATTACCCGGAAAAACTCTGGGAGTTATCGGTCTTGGAGCGATAGGTGTTAAAGTAGCAAACTTGGCCCATGCACTCGGTATGAATGTAATTGGTTATGATCCCGTTTTAACAGTTGATAGAGCCTGGGAACTCTCATCCCATGTTCAAAAAGCCATCAGTCTGGATGATTTAATCTCCAGGGTAGACTATATTACGTTTCATGTTCCATTTAATGATCATACAAAAGATCTGCTAAACGAAAACAGGATAAAATTACTGAAAAATAAAGCGGTAATTCTAAATTTTGCTCGTGGTGGTATCGTAAATGATAAAGCTGTGGTGGAGGCAATTCGAGCCGGTAAAGTATATGCTTATTTCACTGATTTCCCGAACAATCTTTTAAAAGATCAGGATAAAGTGATTTGCCTTCCTCACTTAGGAGCCTCTACTGCCGAAGCAGAAGAAAATTGTGCCTACATGATAGCTGAGCAAATAAAAGACTTTTTAGAAAATGGAAATATTAAAAACTCTGTAAATTTTCCTGAAATTTTTATGCCTAAAGATGGACCCAGAATGGCTATAGCGAATTCGAATGTACCTAAAATGGTAGCACAGATTTCTACCTGCCTTGCCGGTCATGAACTGAATATTAAAGATATGCTAAATAAGTCTCGTGGTGATCTGGCTTATACTCTTGTTGATGTAGATAAACCGATTCCATCTGAAGCAATTGAAGAAATTAAAAAAATTAATGGAGTACTGTCTATAAGAACTTTATAA